From Saccharibacillus brassicae:
GCTTTCTACGATACCGACCGCACGCGCAGCTACAAATTCCGGATTCGCCGGCTGGAGAAACTCAAAGCCGCCATCCAACGCTACGAGCCCGCGCTGATCGAAGCGCTGCAGGCGGATCTCGGCAAGCCCGCGTTCGAAGCCTACACGACGGAAATCGGCTTCGTGCTGAACAGCATTTCCGAGATCAGCAAAGAGCTGTATCGCTGGTCCAAGCCGCAGCGCGTCGCGACGCCGATCACGCTGGCCGGCGCAAGCAGCTTCGTCATCAACGAACCTTACGGCACCGTGCTGATCATCGGACCGTTCAACTATCCGTTCCAGCTCGTCATGGAACCGCTCGTCGGCGCGATCGCGACCGGCAACTGCGCGGTCATCAAAATGTCCGACAGCACGCCGAACGTCTCGCTCGTCGTGAAGCAGCTGCTCGCCGACGTGTTCGAAGACCATTACGTCCGCGTCATCGACGGCGGCAAAGACACGGTCAACGCGCTGATCAACTCGCCGTTCGACTACATCTTCTTCACGGGCAGCACGGAAGTCGGCCGCATCGTCGCCCAGGCGGCGGCCAAGCAGCTCATTCCGGTCACGCTGGAACTGGGCGGCAAAAGCCCGGCTATCGTCGACAAGCAGGCCGATCTGCGCATGGCGGCCAAACGCATCGTCTGGGGCAAGCTCGTCAATGCCGGGCAGACGTGCATCGCGCCGGATTACGTGCTCGTGCACGAGAGCAAGAAGATCCAGCTGCTGATCGCGCTCAAGAACGCGATTCGCGAGTTCCTCGGCGAAGACATGTGGAGCAGCCCGGACTTCGGGCGCATCATCAACCATCGCCACTTCGACCGTCTGACCGACATTCTGGAAAAAGACAAGGACAAGATCGTCTTCGGCGGCAGCGGCGACCGGGATACGAAGTTCATCGAACCGACGCTGCTGGATATCGATTCGTGGGATGCGGCCAGCATGCAGGAAGAACTGTTCGGACCGCTCCTGCCCGTGCTGACGTATACCGACCTGAACGACGCGATTCGCCAGGTCAACGCGCATCCGCGTCCGCTTTCGCTGTACCTGTTCACGACCGACGAGGAAGTGCAGGATCGCGTACTCGAAAAAGTGCCGTTCGGCGGCGGCTGCATCAACGATACGCTGCTGCATGTGTCGAACCCGCATCTGCCGTTCGGCGGAACCGGGGCATCGGGCACAGGCTCGTATCACGGCCTGCACAGCCTGCGCACGTTCTCGCACCAGAAGAGCATCCTGAAGCGCCCTTCGGCCGAAAGCGGCACGACGCTGTTCTTCCCGCCTTACGGCGAAGAGCAAATGCAGCTGGCCAAAAAAATGCTCAAATAATTCGAACCGTTGACGGATCGAAGCTTCGCTTGAACCGAACGGTTCATCTCGAATCGAACCGTTCATCCTAACCGAACCGTTCCTGCCCCGGAAATTTCCGCGGCAGGAACGGTTTTTTTGCGCTGCAACCTTTCCCGGCGGCTGCGCGTCTGAGGCAGTAAGAAAGATTATCGAAGCGGATGTTATCCAAGCCGGTCCCTTAAGCGCCGTCCGCCACCTTGAGGAGGAACAGAAAATGAACAAAAAAAGCATGACTTCCGTGTTGGCCGTCTCCGTGCTCTCCGTGTCGCTTGGCGGTCAGCTGTTTGCCGCAGGCGCCGGCTTCGGCGACCTGAACGGTGTGAGCGGGCAGGCGAAAATCGACGCGCTCAAAACCGAAGGTCTGGTCAAAGGCGTAAGCGCGGCTTCGTTCCAGCCCAAGTCGGTGCTCAATTACGCGCAGGGCATCCAGTTTATCGCCGGCGGCCTGCAGCTCAGCCTCGCGGCGATCTCGTTCGAAGCCGGCAAAGTGCCGACGGCGCACGATCTGTTCCCGGCTGTCTCGGACGAGGCCTGGTACGCGGAAGCGTTCGTCAACGCCCATTTCAACGGCGTGAAGCTGCCGGAATCCGTCGATCCGACCGCGCCGATGACGAAGGAGACGTATATCCATTACTTGATGCAGGCGGTCGAGACGTCGGGCAACCTGCCGCTGATCAACATCAAGCCGCAGCCGATCGGCGACGAAGACCAGCTTACCCCGGAATATCAGGGTTCGATCCAGCGCGCGCTCTCGCGCGGCATTCTCAAATTGAACGCCGACGGCACCCTGAATCCCAAAGCCAAAATTACCCGCGCCGAAGCCGCCGTGCTGCTGTATGACACGATCGATTTTCTGAAAAATACATCAAAAACCCCGGCCTCGACCCCGGACATGCCGGCCGATCCGGAACCGCCGGCCAAGTAAGTCGGCTGTCTGCTTGAGCAAGACTGCTGCCCCGAATGCCTGACCTCGAACAAAGCGCCGGGCAGCGTCTGCGCCCCGCCCGATCTATCGTTATTGCCCCGCCTCTTCATCCTGCACGCCCAAGAAACCCGGCTCTCCCTGAAGGAGAACCGGGTTTCTTGGCGATCTCGCCGCTAACGGCTCTTTGTGACTCTGTTGTCGGCTTGCGACGATTCCGATCCGATACCGCTTACAGTTCGCCCACTTCTTCGAGCGCTTCTTTTAACTGGGCATCCAGCCGCTCCCGGAACGCGGTCCAGCCGGCCTCATCCGCGCCGAGCGCTTCGGGACCGTAGTCGTCGGCAATCCGGATACGCACATGGCGGTCGTTGACTTCGCCGAGACGCTTCTGCACGCTTTTGAAATGTTCGGCGTCTTCCGCCTGCTTGTCGCCGAGTGCAAACGCCGCCGCTTCCGCGGTATACCGGCAGCGCTTGGCCGCGATCCGCACCTGATGCAGCGCATCCAGCGCTTCGTCGCTGTACAACCCTGCGCGATCCGCCGTTACCTGGTACACATGCCGCCGTTTGCGGTAATCGTCTTTCAGTTCGCGCACGCTGCCTACAACGTCCGCGCGCGCGGCCAGTTCCGGCAGGTCTTCTTTTAGAAACGTCTTCCACCGGCGATCCAGCTTCCCGTTCACGATCTTCGGCAGTTTGGCGCTGAGCTTTTTGCGTTGGCTGCGCCGTTCTTCTTTTTCCAGCTTGGCCATCCGTTTGAACAGTCTGGACTCGTCGCCCCGCCCGGCTTCCTTCGCTTCCTGCCGCAGCTGCTTGAACTCGCCGATCAGCACGTCCGCGTCCCGCACCCGGCCGAAGCGCTTCTGCGCTTTTTTGATCGGGCGGTACAGGCCGCTCTCGTCGTCCGGATCGAGCACCGGCAGCAGCGTCAATAGCTTGCGCGCGCTCACCCTCGCCTGATGCACGTCTTCGACGTCATAGTCTTTGAGCGCGGCCCGGCTGCGTTTGCGGAATTCCATATACAGTTCGTCCAGCGCGTCCCGCCACTGTTCGATCAGCTCCGGCGTATCCTCCTGCATCGTCAATACGTATGATTCCCGTTCGTTGCTCATCTGCTTCGCACTCCTTCTCGGTAGACTCCCTCTGCCTGCTTCAATGCTGTCTATCCGTATCATTACCCGAAACAAAGCCCCCCGTCTGCCGGGAGGCTTCGTTTTTGACGAATATTTTCAAACCGGGGCACGGCAGAAAAAGACAGCCCGCCGAACCGGTTTATTTTTCGCGAATGACGATCTTGCCGACGGCGTGGTGACTTTCGCTTTTGGTATGCGCGTCACGGACGCCTTCTTCGCTCAACCAGTAGGTCGAATCGATGACCGGCTTCAATTTGCCCTGCTTGATCAGTTCGGCCAGCTTCTCCAGCTGTTCGCCTTTGGGCTCCATCATGAAATGGGCCGTATGGATGCCGAGGTCTTTCGCCAGATTTTCATCCGGCTTCTCGAGAATCGAGACGAGATGGCCGCCCGGCTTGAGCACTTTGAAGCTTTTGTGCTGAATATCGCCGCCCATCGTATCGAGCACCATATCGTAATCCGAGAGCACTTCGGAGAAGTCCTCCTGCGTATAGTCGATCACATGGTCCACGCCAAGCGACTTCAACAGTTCGGCATTTTTGCCGCTTGCGGTCGAAGCCACTTCCGCGCCCAGCGCTTTGGCGATCTGGATCGCAAGCGTGCCGACGCCGCCGGCGCCCGCATGGATCAGCACTTTGTCGCCCGCCTTTACTTTGCCGTGATCGACCAGCGCCTGCCAGGCCGTGAGGCCGGCCAACGGAATCGACGCCGCTTCTTCGTAGCTCAGATTGTCCGGCTTCTTCACGACGACGTCCGCGTCTACCGCGACGTACTGCGCATAGGTGCCGAACACGCGGGGCCGGGCGAATACCGCATCGCGCGGCTTGAAGCGGCTGACATTGTCTCCGACTTCCTTGACGATGCCCGCGACGTCTCCGCCGAGCACGAGCGGGAATGGACCGGCTGCCGCGCCCATCGCGCCTTCCCTGATTTTGGTGTCGACCGGATTCACCGACGTCGCATACAGTTTGATCAGGATCTGGTTCGCATCGATCTTCGGTTCGGGTACGTTCCGTTCTTGCAGTTTATCGGGTCCGCCAAACTCGTCAATTACGATTGCTTTCAAATTTCATCCTCACCTTTCTGTAGCAGGGTTGCCTTGCTTCCCATGCTATTACCCCTGCTGCCTTGCCCAGACCCTTTTTGCATGAAAAAACCCTCCTTCCGATACGGAAGAAGGGTTCGAACGGGCTTGTTTCAGCGCTGTCAAGTCGCAAACGACGGTCCCCGGAACCGGGTCATAAGCCGGGTCGGTGGCTTCAAAAAGAAACCTTTCGTCCCTCTACGCGTCCCTGCGGCGTTCCAACACGCGAATATCGTACGGTGCCAGCTCAAGCTGCGCGCCGACCGGTTCGCCGCCGTCCAGATCCGTGTAAGAACGGGGGTCGAGCGGGAACGACACGGCTTCCGGCGTGTAATTCTGCACGAACACGAAGTCGCTCTCGCCGTCGGTCCGCAGATGCGCCGACGTGCCCGGCGGCAGCGGCACGTCCAGCGTGCGGGCGATGCCCGAGCGGCGGACAAGCGCCGTATAGAAATCGTCGTGGAACGTTCCGCCGGTGCGGGCCGCCATATAATACGCTTCGCCCGCGCCGAGACGGTTGACGGTCAGCGCCGGACGTCCCGCATAGAAGTCGGACGCGTACTCCGCCAGACTCTCCGCGCTTTCCAGATGGATCAGGTCGCACATTTCGGAAATTTCGTAGTCGCCGGACAGGCCGAGCTCGCCGCTGCCGTTCAGGCGAAGACGGTTCCGGTCGCGGTCGTGCAGCCCTTCCAGTTCTTCCGACCAGATGCCGAGCACTTTGCGCAGCGGACCCGGGAATCCGCCGAGGAAGCACAGGTCCGTCTCGTTCACGATGCCCGACCAGTACGTCACGACGAGCGTCCCGCCATTTTCGACGAACCGTTCCAGACGCTCGCCCACGCCTTCGCGCACCATGTACAGCATCGGGGCGACGATCAATTTGTACTTGGCAAAATCGGCATCCATGCTGATCACGTCCGTCGGCACGCCAAGCTTCCACAGCGCTTCGTGGTGGCTCTGCACGGTCTGCTCGTACTTGACGCCCATATTGCGCGGCCCCTGCGAATCGTTAACGGCCCAGCGGTTCTCCCAGTCGAATATAATCGCCGTTTCGGCCGGCACCGACGTGCCGACGATCCGGTCCATGCCTTCAAGCGCCGACCCGACATCCGTCACGTCGCGGAACACGCGGGTATGTTCGTGCCCGGCGTGATCGACGACCGCCCCGTGCAGCTTCTCGCTCGACCCGCGGCTTTTGCGCCATTGGAAATACTGCACGCTGTCCGATCCGTGCGCGACGGCCTGCAGCGACGAGAGCCGATGCACGCCCGGACGCTTGAGCTTGCTGACGTCCTGCCAGTTGGTGAGGCTCGGCGTACTCTCCATGAGCAGGAACGGACGGCCGCCCTTGATCGAGCGGACGATATCGTGCATCATAGCGATCTTCGCCGCCTGCTTCGATTCCGTATCGGCGTCATGCCACGTCGGGTAGCTGTCCCACGATAGGAAATCGAGCGCATCCGCGAACTGCCAATAATCCAATCCTTCGTAAAATTCCATAAAATTGGTCGTCACCGGCAGCTTGGGATTGATCTCGCGCAGCGGCACCGTTTCGTGCTTGACGAAATCGACGGTGCGTTTGGTGACGAACCGGCGCCAATCTAGGTTCATCGCGTGTACCTGCTTCTCCCCGTGCGGAGCCGGCGATTCGACCTGCGACCAGTCCGTCACGCTGTGGCTCCAGAACGTCGTCCACCAGGCGTGGTTGAGCTCGTCGAGCGTGCCGTACTTCTCCTGAACGAACTTGCGGAACTCGGTCTGGCACAGCTCGCAGTGGCAGTCGCCGCCGAATTCGTTCGAAATATGCCAGCCGATGACCGCGGGATGTTCCGAATACCGTTCGGCCAGCTTGCGGTTGATGATCGACGTCTTCTCGCGGTACACGGGTGACGTCGGACAGTGGTTATGCCGGAACCCGAACAGGTTGCGGACGCGGTTCTCTTCGGTGCGCAGCACCTCGGGGTACTTCTGCGCCATCCAGGCCGGCCGCGCCGCGCTCGGCGTCGCCAGCAGCGCGTAGATGCCGTTCGCCGCGAAGCGGTCCAGCACCTGATCGAGCCAGTCGAACGTGAACACCCCTTCTTCCGGTTCCAGCATCGCCCACGAGAAAATGCCGACGGACATGACGTTGCATTTGGCCAGCTTCATCAGGCGGATATCTTCTTCCAGCACTTCCGGGTAGCGGAGCCACTGCTCCGGGTTGTAGTCGGCTCCGTGCAGCATGTGAGGGACTTTGTCGCTCACGGGCGGGTAAACGTAGGTCACTTGGAGTCACTCTCCTTCATTTGGATAAAAAATTTCTGGATGACGGCTGAAAAGCTTCCGCTCTCGGTAGTAGAGGTGGCGGCGGTGGTGGAGGCGTTTGCGGTTGGGCGGCGCTGCGGAGAGCAATGGAGATAGGTAAAGGCTGTTTCATCCATCTTACGCTATTCATGTTGGATATGGAGAACAACGAATCGAACCGATTTTCGGGAAAATAGGTGCCTGGTTAGCATTGTTGACTTCTGGTCCACATTTCAAGGTTTTGAGCGAGCTTTTTGCGGAAAAGTTGACGTAAAGGCAACATTTTGTGCGTTTGCATGCCAATAAGGCTGGAATCGAGCTAAAATGCTGACTTAAAGTCAACATTCGGAGAAAAAACTGCTCAATCACCCGAGAATGTTGACTTTTGGTGCACATTTCACGACCATAGAGGCGTACAACCCTCCTTCGCCCCGCAGCGCGCCAACGCGCATGCCAGCACGCATACCCACGCACCCAGCGAAGAGGCGAAGGAGTCGAAGGTCGCCTTTGAACCCTTATTTTCACCGCCCGCGATCTTATTCCAATCCGAAAATCAGGGTGAGATCAGCGACCGCAGACCCTTCGCCCCGCAGCGCGCCAACGTGCATGCCAGCACGCATACCTACGCACCCAGCGAAGGGGCGAAGGAGTCGAAGGTCGCCTTTGAACCCTTATTTTCACCGCCGGCGATCTTATTCCAATCCGAAAATCAGGGTGAGATCAGCGACCGCAAACCCTTCGCCCCGCAGCGCGCACGCAGCGCATACCCACGCACCCAGCGGAGGGGCGAAGGAGTCGAAGGTCGCCTTTGAACCCTTATTTTCACCGCCCGCGATCTTATTCCAATCCGAAAAATCAGGGTGAGATCAGCGACCGCAGACCCTTCGCCCCGCAGCGCGCCAACGTGCACATGTATCGCATACGCACACGCCCCGTCTTTTCCAACCCAATCGACGAACCTGTCAAAAGACACCAGCCGGATTCAGCCTTTCACCGAGCCGACCGTCATGCCTTTGACGAAATACTTTTGCAGGAACGGATACACGATCAGGATCGGCGCGCTGCCGATAAAGATCTGGGCCGCTTTGACGGTCGTCTGCGAGATCAGTTCCATCTCTTTCGGATTCACGCTCATGGAACTCATATCCTGCTGGATGATGACCGTCTGCAGGAACGTGGCGAGCGGGAAATCTTTGGCGTTGTTGAGATACAGCAGGCCGTCGAACCAGGAATTCCAGTGGAACACCATGCTGAACAGCGCGACGGTCGCGATCGAAGGCAGCGAGATCGGCAGGAAAATGCGGAACAGCGTGCGGAAATGGCCGGCTCCGTCGATCAGCGCCGCTTCTTCGAGCTCTTTCGGAATGCCGCGGAAAAAGTTCAGCATCAAGATGACGAGGAACGTGTTCACCGCACCCGGCAGGACGAGCACCCAGAACGAGTTGATCAGGCCGAGTTTTTGGATCACGATGTAAAAAGGAACCAGGCCGCCGCTGAAGATCATGCTGAACACGAAGATCCACGAGTAGACGTTGCGGCCCCGGAACACGCTGTTTTCTTTGGACAGGGCGTAGGAGGCGAGGAACGTAATGAGCAGCGTGATCGCCGTGCCGATAACCGTGCGCATGACCGACACCCAGAGCGAATGCAGGAACAGCGGGTTGGCGGCCGTTTTTTTGTACGCTTCGAGCGAAAAGCCGACCGGCCAAAGTCCGACCAGATTGGCGTCGGCCGCCGCTTTGGTGCTGAACGAGACAGCCAGTACGTGTACGAGCGGGATGATGCACAAGACGGCGAGAAATACGAGAAAGCATGTGTTGAAAATGCTGAAGACGCGGTAACCTGTCGTTTTATGATACATGGGATTCCCTCTTTCCCCGGAAGCGGGCCGCGCGGCTGCGCGGCGTCCGGATTAGAAAATGCGATACCCGGCCCATTTGTAAGCGAGACGGTACGAGATCAGGATCAGGACCATGCTGATGATCGACTTGAACAATCCGACGGCGGTGCCGAAGCCCATTTCCCCGTTGAGGATAGCGGTCCGGTAGACGAACGTGTCGATAATGTCGCCTTTTTCGTACACGAGCGGGTTGTACAGGTTGAAGATCTGATCGAAGCCGGCGTTCAGCACGTTGCCGAGCGCAAGCGTACCGACGACCATCAGGATCGGAATCAGCGAAGGAATCGTAATATGCAGCGTCTGCTTCAGGCGGGTCGCGCCGTCGATCTCGGCCGCTTCGTACTGCGACGGATCGATGCCGGCAAGCGCCGCGAGGAAGATGATCGTGCTGTAGCCGAACTCTTTCCAGATGTCCGAGACGATGACCGTGAAGCGGAACCAATCATTGTCGCCGAGAAAAAAGTAAGGACCGAGACCGAAAAAGCCGAGCGCCCGGTTGACCAGGCCGCCGGTGGCGAGCAGGTCGATCAGAATGCCACCGAGGATAACCCACGACAGGAAGTGAGGCAGGTAGACGAGCGTCTGAATGCCCCGTTGAAGCGCCGTTTTGCGCACTTCGTTCAGCAAAATCGCGAACAGGAACGGAACGATCAGGTTGAAGACCAATTTCAAGATGGCGATAAACAGCGTATTCCAGATTACCTGCACGCTGTCTTCGCGCTCGAACAGGTAGCGGAAATTGTCCAGTCCGACCCATTCCGAGCCGCCGATACCGAGCCAGGGCTTGTAATCCTGAAACGCCATGACGATGCCGCCCATCGGGATGTAACTGAAAATAATAAGGAAGATCATCGCCGGCAGGAGCATGACGTGAAACGGCCAAGTTTTTTTCAATGTTTTCAAACGATTCTCCTCCTTCGACTGAAAAAGGGCATGGGAAAGCAAAGGCCGCAGGGCTATCCCCCTGCCGCCTTCAATTTCCGCGTATGCCGCAGACCGGCGAGAAGCCGATTCCGGCCCGCTTCCCTCTTCGGGGAATGCGGACCGGACCCGGATTCGGGCGGTTTACTGTTTGACTTCGTCGTACCAGGCGTTGACTTCCTGCGTGATCTGCTCGCCGCCGCCCGCTTTCCACGTGGTGACGAACTCGTCGAACGCATCGGCCGGTTTTTTGCCGTAGATGATTTCGTTAAACGTTTGGTTTTCCATTTTGTTGAGATAATCCATTTTGCTTTTCATCGTTTCGGTCGTCGGACCGGTGAACAGGTTTTTGCGCGAAATGTCGTCCTGCTTCAACAGCACCTGCGCCGCTGCCGGCGTCTCCGGACCGTAGTTGACAGCCACGTCTTTCTCAAGCTTGGTCTTCGGCTCGTTGCCTTCGGCCAGGCTTTGCAGAGCTTTCATCTGCGCGTCCGGAATCCGGGCGCCGTCGCGAACGAGCAGGTAGCGGACGACGTTCACGTAACCGCCGTCGATCTCTTCGATCGGCAGCTGCTTGCCGTTGGCGTCGAGCTGGTAATCGTAGCCGGCGAACAAGCCGTTATCGTACGGGCTGCCCGGCTCGGGATTCGCGTAGTTGTCGAACAGGTAGTTCTGGTACGTGAAGAAAGCTTCGGGATGCTCCATGCCTTTTTTGATCAGCGTGACGCCGTTCGTGAACTGCGTGCCGTGGCGCATCGCTTGTCCGTCCGGACCGGACGGAATTTCGATCGGCGCCCAGACCGCGCCCGGCGCGTTTTTGACCGTGTCTTTGAGCGGCCAGCCGCTCATCCAGTACGGTCCCGGAATGATGCCCGCCGTGCCGGCAACCGCCGGTTCCGCCGTCTTGTTCTCGTCCCACAGCGCCGCTTCCTGCGGGATATAGCCTTTGGCCAGCCAGTCGCCAAGCTTCTGCAGGCCTTCCTTCATGCCCGGTTCGGTCGAACCGTACACCAGCTTGCCGTCCGCTCCGGCGTTCCACTGCTGAGGCAGCGTGCCGTAAGCGCCGAAGATCCAGGAAGGATCGCCCATCCACGTGTTCATCGACGTCTTGAAGCCGATGCTCAGCGGAACGACCTGATCCGGCGACAGTCCGTCCGGATTTTGGTTTTTGAACGCGTCCATCACTTTTTCCATTTCGTCGATCGTTTTCGGAGCTTTCAGGTTCAGCTTGTCCAGCCAATCCTGGCGAATCCAGAGCAGGTAATCGTGGTTGTAGGCGTAATCGAGTACCGGAATGCCCATTTTCTTGCCGTCGCGCATATAGGCGTTCCAGACGTTCGGGTCCTGATTGACCGCTTCTTTCCACGTGTCGGACGCGTATTTGTCGAACAGCGGCCCGACTTCTTCGTACATGCCGGAGTCGATCAGGTCCTGCGCAATCTGGTTGTCGGCGGTGCCGATCGTCAGCAGGTCGGGCATATCCTGTCCCGAAGACATCGCCAGGCGCAGCTTCGTGCCGAAAGCGCCGTTCGTATCGGTTACCGACCAGAGCGATTTGATATCGATGCCGAACTGCTCTTTGGCCCATTTGGTCGCCACGCTATTTTCGATCGTTTCTCCGTTTTTGAAAGTCAGTGCCGGATCGACGCCCCAAGCGGTCGTAATCGTAACCGGCGGATCGTATTTCTCTTTGTATACGTTCTCAAGGTTCGGCGCGGCGCCTGCCGCGCTTTCTTCCGTTTTGCCTCCGCCGGAGCATCCCGCCAGCGTCGTGGCCAGCATCGCGCCGGCCGCCAGCAGCGGCAGCCATCTTTTGCCGGATATCGCTTTCATGTTGTTTCCCCCTCGTGTCGTCTGCCTTGCTTCTTTATTATAGGGCGGACGAAGAAAGCGGCCTATGTCGCGTTCGCAACATTCCTGCACCTTTGGAAAGGAATGACGGGTTCGCGGGCGGGCGGGCGGGCGGGAACCCCGCGCCGCGCGTTTTGGAGGTCGGACCTCCACAGGACGCCGCCAAGCCCAAAAGATGCGCAAACCAAAAAAAAGAAGCGGCTCGGCCGCTTCTCAGGCTGTCGAGAAGGTCCTATACGTATGAGAAGCTTGTCGACTGCGGGAGAAATTCGTTCCGGTCGCGTGTTGAAATCAGGAAAAAGGATCAAATTTGAATGGGATTTTCCTGATTTCAAAGGCGAACGCTGGCGCTCCTACACTGAATTTCTCCCTTCGCCTCCTCGCTTCACTCGGAAGCAGACCGTTCTCGACACGTTGAGAAGCGGCTCGGCCGCTTCTTTTCTGCTTGTTCAGCTTAATTCCCTGAATTCGTTCGGGGTCATGCCGTACTGCTTCTTGAACATCTTGCTAAAATACTGCGGGTTCTGATACCCCAGCTCGCCGGTAATCTCGTAAATCTTTTTGGACGTATGCTTCAACAGATGCGCGGCGCGCTCCATCCGCATCCGGATAATGTAATCGCCGAGCGCTTCGCCGGTCTCGGCTTTGTAGATCTTGGACAGATATACCGGATGCAGGTACACCTGGTCGGCAAGCGTCTTGACGGACAGGTCGCCGTCGAGGCCGGCGCCGACCAGATGGCGAATCCGGCCGGCCACTTTGCTTCGGCCCTGGCCTTCGCCGCCGCCGTGCGACATCTGCTCGGCCAGGCCGTCCAGCAGGCGCATGCCCCAGCTGCGCAGCCGCTGCGGATGCTGCACGAGTCCGCGCGCAAGGACCGGGTCGAAGCCTTCTTCGCCGCCGAGTTCCCCGACAGGCTGGCCTTCGCGGTGCGAGATGAACAGGAACGCATTCGTCATCCACAAATAGATCTCGTACATCGGCGGGCCGGCAAGGCCGGCCTGCTCCGCCGCGTCGAAGACGCCGCCCATTTTCGCTTTGGCTTC
This genomic window contains:
- a CDS encoding aldehyde dehydrogenase; this translates as MIAKDTIAKEWNSEEVTQMLEEHRAFYDTDRTRSYKFRIRRLEKLKAAIQRYEPALIEALQADLGKPAFEAYTTEIGFVLNSISEISKELYRWSKPQRVATPITLAGASSFVINEPYGTVLIIGPFNYPFQLVMEPLVGAIATGNCAVIKMSDSTPNVSLVVKQLLADVFEDHYVRVIDGGKDTVNALINSPFDYIFFTGSTEVGRIVAQAAAKQLIPVTLELGGKSPAIVDKQADLRMAAKRIVWGKLVNAGQTCIAPDYVLVHESKKIQLLIALKNAIREFLGEDMWSSPDFGRIINHRHFDRLTDILEKDKDKIVFGGSGDRDTKFIEPTLLDIDSWDAASMQEELFGPLLPVLTYTDLNDAIRQVNAHPRPLSLYLFTTDEEVQDRVLEKVPFGGGCINDTLLHVSNPHLPFGGTGASGTGSYHGLHSLRTFSHQKSILKRPSAESGTTLFFPPYGEEQMQLAKKMLK
- a CDS encoding S-layer homology domain-containing protein → MNKKSMTSVLAVSVLSVSLGGQLFAAGAGFGDLNGVSGQAKIDALKTEGLVKGVSAASFQPKSVLNYAQGIQFIAGGLQLSLAAISFEAGKVPTAHDLFPAVSDEAWYAEAFVNAHFNGVKLPESVDPTAPMTKETYIHYLMQAVETSGNLPLINIKPQPIGDEDQLTPEYQGSIQRALSRGILKLNADGTLNPKAKITRAEAAVLLYDTIDFLKNTSKTPASTPDMPADPEPPAK
- a CDS encoding CHAD domain-containing protein yields the protein MSNERESYVLTMQEDTPELIEQWRDALDELYMEFRKRSRAALKDYDVEDVHQARVSARKLLTLLPVLDPDDESGLYRPIKKAQKRFGRVRDADVLIGEFKQLRQEAKEAGRGDESRLFKRMAKLEKEERRSQRKKLSAKLPKIVNGKLDRRWKTFLKEDLPELAARADVVGSVRELKDDYRKRRHVYQVTADRAGLYSDEALDALHQVRIAAKRCRYTAEAAAFALGDKQAEDAEHFKSVQKRLGEVNDRHVRIRIADDYGPEALGADEAGWTAFRERLDAQLKEALEEVGEL
- a CDS encoding NADP-dependent oxidoreductase; this translates as MKAIVIDEFGGPDKLQERNVPEPKIDANQILIKLYATSVNPVDTKIREGAMGAAAGPFPLVLGGDVAGIVKEVGDNVSRFKPRDAVFARPRVFGTYAQYVAVDADVVVKKPDNLSYEEAASIPLAGLTAWQALVDHGKVKAGDKVLIHAGAGGVGTLAIQIAKALGAEVASTASGKNAELLKSLGVDHVIDYTQEDFSEVLSDYDMVLDTMGGDIQHKSFKVLKPGGHLVSILEKPDENLAKDLGIHTAHFMMEPKGEQLEKLAELIKQGKLKPVIDSTYWLSEEGVRDAHTKSESHHAVGKIVIREK
- a CDS encoding beta-galactosidase, whose product is MLHGADYNPEQWLRYPEVLEEDIRLMKLAKCNVMSVGIFSWAMLEPEEGVFTFDWLDQVLDRFAANGIYALLATPSAARPAWMAQKYPEVLRTEENRVRNLFGFRHNHCPTSPVYREKTSIINRKLAERYSEHPAVIGWHISNEFGGDCHCELCQTEFRKFVQEKYGTLDELNHAWWTTFWSHSVTDWSQVESPAPHGEKQVHAMNLDWRRFVTKRTVDFVKHETVPLREINPKLPVTTNFMEFYEGLDYWQFADALDFLSWDSYPTWHDADTESKQAAKIAMMHDIVRSIKGGRPFLLMESTPSLTNWQDVSKLKRPGVHRLSSLQAVAHGSDSVQYFQWRKSRGSSEKLHGAVVDHAGHEHTRVFRDVTDVGSALEGMDRIVGTSVPAETAIIFDWENRWAVNDSQGPRNMGVKYEQTVQSHHEALWKLGVPTDVISMDADFAKYKLIVAPMLYMVREGVGERLERFVENGGTLVVTYWSGIVNETDLCFLGGFPGPLRKVLGIWSEELEGLHDRDRNRLRLNGSGELGLSGDYEISEMCDLIHLESAESLAEYASDFYAGRPALTVNRLGAGEAYYMAARTGGTFHDDFYTALVRRSGIARTLDVPLPPGTSAHLRTDGESDFVFVQNYTPEAVSFPLDPRSYTDLDGGEPVGAQLELAPYDIRVLERRRDA
- a CDS encoding carbohydrate ABC transporter permease — its product is MYHKTTGYRVFSIFNTCFLVFLAVLCIIPLVHVLAVSFSTKAAADANLVGLWPVGFSLEAYKKTAANPLFLHSLWVSVMRTVIGTAITLLITFLASYALSKENSVFRGRNVYSWIFVFSMIFSGGLVPFYIVIQKLGLINSFWVLVLPGAVNTFLVILMLNFFRGIPKELEEAALIDGAGHFRTLFRIFLPISLPSIATVALFSMVFHWNSWFDGLLYLNNAKDFPLATFLQTVIIQQDMSSMSVNPKEMELISQTTVKAAQIFIGSAPILIVYPFLQKYFVKGMTVGSVKG
- a CDS encoding ABC transporter permease; this encodes MKTLKKTWPFHVMLLPAMIFLIIFSYIPMGGIVMAFQDYKPWLGIGGSEWVGLDNFRYLFEREDSVQVIWNTLFIAILKLVFNLIVPFLFAILLNEVRKTALQRGIQTLVYLPHFLSWVILGGILIDLLATGGLVNRALGFFGLGPYFFLGDNDWFRFTVIVSDIWKEFGYSTIIFLAALAGIDPSQYEAAEIDGATRLKQTLHITIPSLIPILMVVGTLALGNVLNAGFDQIFNLYNPLVYEKGDIIDTFVYRTAILNGEMGFGTAVGLFKSIISMVLILISYRLAYKWAGYRIF
- a CDS encoding extracellular solute-binding protein, with amino-acid sequence MKAISGKRWLPLLAAGAMLATTLAGCSGGGKTEESAAGAAPNLENVYKEKYDPPVTITTAWGVDPALTFKNGETIENSVATKWAKEQFGIDIKSLWSVTDTNGAFGTKLRLAMSSGQDMPDLLTIGTADNQIAQDLIDSGMYEEVGPLFDKYASDTWKEAVNQDPNVWNAYMRDGKKMGIPVLDYAYNHDYLLWIRQDWLDKLNLKAPKTIDEMEKVMDAFKNQNPDGLSPDQVVPLSIGFKTSMNTWMGDPSWIFGAYGTLPQQWNAGADGKLVYGSTEPGMKEGLQKLGDWLAKGYIPQEAALWDENKTAEPAVAGTAGIIPGPYWMSGWPLKDTVKNAPGAVWAPIEIPSGPDGQAMRHGTQFTNGVTLIKKGMEHPEAFFTYQNYLFDNYANPEPGSPYDNGLFAGYDYQLDANGKQLPIEEIDGGYVNVVRYLLVRDGARIPDAQMKALQSLAEGNEPKTKLEKDVAVNYGPETPAAAQVLLKQDDISRKNLFTGPTTETMKSKMDYLNKMENQTFNEIIYGKKPADAFDEFVTTWKAGGGEQITQEVNAWYDEVKQ